Genomic window (Pseudomonas hydrolytica):
ACCAAGGGTGTGCTCTACCAGCTGAGCTACATGAGCCAAACTCTATTGCGCCAACCACAAACTGGAGCGGGTAGCGGGAATCGAACCCGCATCATCAGCTTGGAAGGCTGAGGTTCTACCACTGAACTATACCCGCGGAGCCTGCAGCTCACGCCGAATCTGGTGGAGGGGGAAGGATTCGAACCTTCGAAGTCGATGACGTCAGATTTACAGTCTGATCCCTTTGGCCGCTCGGGAACCCCTCCAAAGTGAGGCGGCATTTTCTAGATCTGCCACCCTGCTGTCAAGCTTTTTCTCATTAAAATCTTGAGGTTAGCTACTTTGACAACATCTTCGTCGGGAACCAACTTTGACCACCCTGCGAAGCGGGCGCCATTCTATGCAAACTACTGGAGCAATGCAACGCCTTCACACGGCATTAATTGATGCTGCAAACCAGCAAAGTCTCCAGCCAAACGCCCAAGTAAAAACTCATCGGCCAAGCGCCTGCTTTCAGGCGCTACACGCACCCAGAAGCTGCGATGCGCACGCGACAGTTCGCGCATCTGGGGCTCGTACCCCGCCTCCCGCAAGCGCTGCATGACACTGCCAGCCGAATCGCCGCGAGGAAATATCCCGAGAGAAATGCCATTGGCCAGCTCGCCCTGGGTAATGATGTAACTGTCGATGCGCCGCGCCTGAAGCTCTCGCAACTGACGAAGAGATGCCTGCCTGGAGGCGAGCGGCGGCAGATAGACCCAATACTCGACCCCGGCCGCAGCATCAACACTACGCACCTCGGCCTGAATATCCAGACTCAACAGGCGCTGCTCGACCACTCTGGCCTTCTCTTCTGCCTCGAAGCTTCCGAGATAGAGACACACAGCAGCAGATGCACTGGCAGACGCGGATTCATCCGCCCTGGCGCGCGGCGAGCTGGACTCGCTCAGCAAGCGAATATCCTGCCTCGCACCCTGATAGGCGCCCGCCGGCGCCACTTCCTTGGCCCGCAAGGGAGCCTGCTGTTGATGCCACACGTAATAAAAGGCATTGAGCAATATGAGCAGCAGAAGAATCCAGCGCATGCCTTGTCTCAACTCAAGGGGCAGGCGATAGCCAGCCCAACGAAAACCAGATCAGGAACGACCTGAGCCTCTGGCACCGCATCCCGCACCAGCTCAGCGTCCCCTCCCGTCAGGAAGACCTCGAAGCCACCGGGAAAGCGCGAGCGCGCCTGAGCCAGCTGCTCGGCGACGAACCCTCTCAACATCAGCAAGCAGCCACGCTCTACAGCCTCTGCAGTTGAGCGACCAGGTTCGAGCTCTTGCAATGCTGCCAGCGCAACCTCCCGGTCATAGCGAATGCGCCGGGTATGGGTGCTCAACTGATCTCGCATGAGGGGCAGCCCCGGGCAAATGAACCCTCCGAGATGCTCGCCATCGGCGGAAACGAAATCAGCCGTCACAGCGGTGCCCAAGTCGACCACCAAGCAGGCCCGCTGCCCCAGATGATAACCACCAAGCAGCGCCAACCACCTGTCCAACCCCAGACGCTGATAGTCGTGATAGCCGTTGCGAACGCCACCCACCTGGCTGGAGGACTGCGCGCAGACCACCTCGACACCTAGTGAGGCTTTCAATCGAGTGACCAACTGCTCGGTCTCTGCATCGCTGCGCACGCTGACCAGGCGGCAGCGCTGTACCTTCACACCGGAACCGGCAAGAGCCTCGAAAAGCCCGTCGTCGGAGTCGACGATGCCTGCACAGATACGCTCACGGCCGCCAGGCGAAATCACTCGCCACTTGATGAAACTGTTACCGCAGTCGAGCTCAAGAATCATGCTGCAACCTCAGGCTCAACTCACCGCCACTGAAAACCTGTTCGACACCATCCACCTCGAGACGAATGGCGCCACGATCGTCGACACCCAGCACCACCCCCAGCGTCGCGTTGGTGCCAGCCAGTAGCGCCACCGGACGGCCGCGCCACAGATGGAGCACCTCCCATTCATCGCGCACGCTGGAAAAACCACTCTGCCAATGAAGAGACACATAGCGCGTCAACTGACGAAGCACCTCGCCCGCCAGCTCATTTCGATCGATCATTCGCCCTAGATGCTGACGCATCGACGTCCAAGGCTGATCTATCGCCGCCGTCGCATCGACCGCCATGTTCACGTTGATCCCAACGCCTATGACGACATGACAGACATCTGCCGGATCTCCGGAAAGCTCCAGCAGTATGCCGGCAATCTTTTGGCCATCGACCAGAATGTCATTCGGCCATTTGAGTCCGGCAGCCTCCAGACCGCTGGCCCGCAGCGCCTTTGCCACCGCCAAGCCGACCGTCAGGCTGAGAGCCTCGACCTGGCGCATACCGCCATCGACCCGCAACGCCAAACTGCAGTAAAGATTTTCCGCGAAGGGGCTCGCCCAGGCACGCCCTCGCCTCCCACGTCCGGCGGTCTGTCGCTCGGAAAGCAGGACGAAGGGCGCTCCACAGCCGGACTCGAGACGGCGAAACACTTCCGCATTGGTCGAATCCAGGCTGGCCTCAACGAAAACAGGCCACCCCGTATCACCGGCGTTTCGCTCAATCTCTTTGGCATTCAGCAATGTCATAGGGGCAGACAACCGGTAACCGCGACCGGGAACCTTGAACACTTCGATCCCCAGCTCAGCCTCCAGACTCTGTAATTGCTTCCAGATCGCGCTACGACTGATACCCAGCACGCCCCCCAAGGCCTCGCCGGAATGAAAGCGCCCATCCTGCAGAAGTTTCAACAATGCCAGCATGCCAGGCCCCGCCAAGAACAAGGCTGGCATGATAACGACGAGCCCCGCGCTTGCATAGAAAACAGCCTCTGCCACCAGGATCTCAGGACAAAACGTGGTGCGCCGCGCGCACCTTTGTAACCGCGTCATCAGCGGTGCGCACAGCGCCCCCTACGCGCTCTGTGTTTTCCAGCCAAAAAGAAGAAACCCCAGACCTCTTTCGAGATCTGGGGTTTCGTATAGGAGCTTGACGATGACCTACTCTCACATGGTGAAGCACCACACTACCATCGGCGATGCGTCGTTTCACTTCTGAGTTCGGGATGGGATCAGGTGGTTCCAACGCTCTATGGTCGTCAAGCAATTCGGTTGGAGTCTCGTGGTTTAGACGCGACCCCATATTGGGTATGTGACAGTCGTTTGGCTTGGCCCTTGGGCCTGTAGCTCTCGCAAATTTTCGGCTGTTGTCGACTTCACCATCGACACCCTCTGCGTTGAGGGCAGATTGTTTGGGTGTTATATGGTCAAGCCTCACGGGCAATTAGTATGGGTTAGCTCAACGCCTCACAGCGCTTACACACCCCACCTATCAACGTCGTAGTCTTC
Coding sequences:
- a CDS encoding SPOR domain-containing protein yields the protein MRWILLLLILLNAFYYVWHQQQAPLRAKEVAPAGAYQGARQDIRLLSESSSPRARADESASASASAAVCLYLGSFEAEEKARVVEQRLLSLDIQAEVRSVDAAAGVEYWVYLPPLASRQASLRQLRELQARRIDSYIITQGELANGISLGIFPRGDSAGSVMQRLREAGYEPQMRELSRAHRSFWVRVAPESRRLADEFLLGRLAGDFAGLQHQLMPCEGVALLQ
- a CDS encoding pantothenate kinase yields the protein MILELDCGNSFIKWRVISPGGRERICAGIVDSDDGLFEALAGSGVKVQRCRLVSVRSDAETEQLVTRLKASLGVEVVCAQSSSQVGGVRNGYHDYQRLGLDRWLALLGGYHLGQRACLVVDLGTAVTADFVSADGEHLGGFICPGLPLMRDQLSTHTRRIRYDREVALAALQELEPGRSTAEAVERGCLLMLRGFVAEQLAQARSRFPGGFEVFLTGGDAELVRDAVPEAQVVPDLVFVGLAIACPLS
- the birA gene encoding bifunctional biotin--[acetyl-CoA-carboxylase] ligase/biotin operon repressor BirA; protein product: MLALLKLLQDGRFHSGEALGGVLGISRSAIWKQLQSLEAELGIEVFKVPGRGYRLSAPMTLLNAKEIERNAGDTGWPVFVEASLDSTNAEVFRRLESGCGAPFVLLSERQTAGRGRRGRAWASPFAENLYCSLALRVDGGMRQVEALSLTVGLAVAKALRASGLEAAGLKWPNDILVDGQKIAGILLELSGDPADVCHVVIGVGINVNMAVDATAAIDQPWTSMRQHLGRMIDRNELAGEVLRQLTRYVSLHWQSGFSSVRDEWEVLHLWRGRPVALLAGTNATLGVVLGVDDRGAIRLEVDGVEQVFSGGELSLRLQHDS